One Streptomyces sp. SAI-135 DNA segment encodes these proteins:
- a CDS encoding RICIN domain-containing protein, whose protein sequence is MKDAGLSNSPSPVRPYDVTDEQLSAELKKWSGTTPALQPVGELLDRHWEAAFAYARLCTDGPRPAGMLTTAAFTRLFGESLRHTGPTAAWRPHLLVTVRRIAAEWDSDGRREMLHPELRTEAGGGRAAARLLPPAERRLLSGAFQRLQQSARCLLWHTEVEAEPIGVPAGLLGLDDEDARVELRRARERLREECLQVHRELAPEQECRHYLRLLDVTYRRGGADLDPDLREHLERCRHCMHTADQLHQFNGQLGLALAEAVLGWGAAAYVQARLSVDDTDTAHEARQHAPARPFVAEAFGTPMPFPTPGQDIAPGPVPADPAPAAPGHRAGARSASRRSAHKAARRTSRRNLAAAVLTVSGLVVLPLVMWSSFHSDDSGPADATPSEAPGSDTASATSDPSWAGASEARRGDLRGRLHNVESGRCVGVVGKELARGAETELAECSASQDQQWTYETDGLLRSAADPDLCLDSRLGFSVRLATCTGATAPDAKDIRYDFTLQGTLVPRWNQDLALAPAATDGSGALVLKNREDGPAQRWVFDTSRTDPQMEAVNWDADSSATPTPKSAPAPSRTPTPTPTATATPTATPTPSSTYPGDQCSTDPYSCSWGDQSGGGSGYGGGYGSGGGYGYGGGYGYGSGGWGGGR, encoded by the coding sequence AGCCCGTCGGTGAACTCCTCGACCGGCACTGGGAAGCCGCCTTCGCCTACGCGCGGCTGTGCACCGACGGTCCCCGTCCCGCGGGCATGCTCACCACGGCCGCGTTCACCCGGCTCTTCGGCGAGTCCCTGCGCCACACCGGACCCACCGCCGCGTGGCGGCCCCATCTGCTCGTCACCGTCCGCCGGATCGCGGCCGAGTGGGACTCCGACGGCCGCCGGGAGATGCTCCACCCCGAGCTGAGAACCGAGGCGGGCGGCGGCCGAGCCGCGGCCCGTCTGCTGCCCCCCGCCGAGCGACGGCTGCTGTCCGGCGCCTTCCAGAGGCTTCAGCAGTCCGCCCGCTGCCTGCTGTGGCACACCGAGGTGGAGGCCGAGCCGATCGGCGTCCCCGCGGGCCTTCTCGGCCTGGACGACGAGGACGCCCGCGTCGAACTCCGCCGGGCTCGCGAGCGGTTGCGCGAGGAATGCCTCCAGGTCCACCGCGAGCTCGCCCCCGAGCAGGAGTGCCGGCACTATCTGCGGCTGCTCGACGTGACCTACCGGCGTGGCGGCGCAGACCTCGACCCCGATCTGCGCGAGCACCTGGAGCGGTGCCGGCACTGCATGCACACCGCCGACCAACTGCACCAGTTCAACGGGCAGCTCGGTCTCGCTCTCGCCGAGGCCGTGCTCGGCTGGGGTGCCGCCGCCTATGTGCAGGCACGGCTGAGTGTCGACGACACGGACACGGCGCACGAGGCCCGACAGCACGCCCCGGCACGGCCGTTCGTGGCCGAGGCCTTCGGCACACCGATGCCCTTCCCCACCCCGGGCCAGGACATCGCCCCCGGTCCCGTGCCCGCCGACCCGGCGCCCGCCGCCCCCGGTCATCGCGCCGGTGCCCGCTCCGCCTCCCGCCGCTCGGCCCACAAGGCCGCCCGCCGCACCTCGCGCCGCAACCTCGCCGCGGCCGTCCTGACGGTGAGCGGGCTCGTCGTCCTTCCCCTCGTCATGTGGTCCTCCTTCCACTCGGACGACAGCGGTCCGGCCGACGCCACCCCGTCCGAGGCGCCCGGCTCCGACACCGCCTCCGCGACCAGCGACCCGTCGTGGGCCGGGGCGAGCGAGGCGCGCCGGGGCGACCTGCGCGGCCGTCTGCACAACGTCGAGTCCGGACGGTGCGTCGGTGTCGTCGGCAAGGAGCTCGCCCGGGGCGCCGAGACCGAACTCGCCGAGTGCTCCGCGTCCCAGGACCAGCAGTGGACGTACGAGACCGACGGGCTGCTGCGCAGCGCCGCCGACCCCGACCTGTGCCTGGACTCCCGCCTCGGGTTCTCGGTGCGGCTCGCGACCTGCACGGGCGCCACCGCACCCGACGCCAAGGACATCCGCTACGACTTCACCCTCCAGGGCACCCTCGTACCGCGCTGGAACCAGGACCTCGCGCTGGCGCCCGCCGCCACCGACGGATCCGGCGCGCTGGTCCTGAAGAACCGCGAGGACGGCCCCGCCCAGCGCTGGGTGTTCGACACCTCCAGGACCGACCCGCAGATGGAGGCGGTCAACTGGGACGCGGACAGCAGCGCCACGCCGACCCCGAAGTCCGCCCCCGCGCCGTCCAGGACGCCCACCCCGACCCCGACGGCGACCGCCACACCGACGGCCACCCCGACCCCGTCGAGCACGTACCCCGGAGACCAGTGCTCCACCGATCCCTACTCCTGCTCCTGGGGCGATCAGAGCGGTGGCGGATCCGGCTACGGCGGCGGTTACGGCTCTGGGGGTGGCTACGGGTACGGCGGTGGCTACGGGTACGGAAGCGGCGGCTGGGGCGGCGGGCGCTGA
- a CDS encoding arsenic transporter encodes MNTPLAETLSVSLLVAVLVWAVLRPFGWPEAVVAVPAAGLAVVTGAISPEHAWAEAERLGPVVGFLAAVLVLAHFCDVEGLFHACGAWLARRSAGSPGRLLTGVFGLASAITAVLSLDATVVLLTPVVLVTASRMGARAKPHVYACAHLSNTASLLLPVSNLTNLLAFEASGVSFTRFALLMTLPWLAAIAVEYVVFRRFFASDLTVVDHSPEPAEEPALPLFALVTVGCTLAGFVVASAFGVDPAWVACAGALVLAGRALVRRQASPVSVVRAAAPAFLAFVLALGVVVRAVVDNGLADALHHVLPDGMGLLALLGIAALAAVLANLINNLPAVLVLLPLTAAAGPGAVLAVLLGVNIGPNLTYAGSLATLLWRRILHRDDHEVGLGEFTRLGLLTVPTALVAAVVALWGSLQLVGA; translated from the coding sequence CTGAACACCCCGCTCGCCGAAACCCTGTCCGTCTCCCTGCTCGTCGCCGTACTCGTCTGGGCGGTCCTACGCCCCTTCGGCTGGCCGGAGGCCGTGGTCGCGGTCCCGGCGGCGGGGCTCGCGGTCGTGACCGGGGCGATCTCCCCGGAGCACGCGTGGGCGGAGGCCGAGCGGCTGGGGCCGGTGGTCGGGTTCCTGGCCGCGGTACTGGTGCTCGCCCACTTCTGTGACGTCGAGGGGCTGTTCCACGCCTGCGGGGCCTGGCTGGCGCGGCGGTCGGCCGGTTCGCCGGGGCGGCTGCTGACCGGTGTGTTCGGGCTGGCCTCGGCGATCACGGCGGTGCTGAGCCTGGACGCCACCGTGGTGCTGCTCACGCCCGTGGTGCTGGTCACCGCCTCCCGGATGGGGGCCCGTGCGAAGCCGCACGTCTACGCGTGCGCGCACCTGTCGAACACGGCCTCCCTGCTGCTGCCGGTGTCGAATCTCACGAACCTGCTGGCCTTCGAGGCGAGCGGGGTGAGCTTCACCCGGTTCGCGCTGCTGATGACACTGCCCTGGCTGGCGGCGATCGCCGTCGAGTACGTCGTGTTCCGGCGCTTCTTCGCAAGCGACCTCACCGTCGTCGACCACTCCCCCGAGCCCGCCGAGGAACCCGCGCTGCCGCTGTTCGCGCTGGTCACCGTCGGGTGCACGCTGGCCGGATTCGTGGTGGCCTCCGCGTTCGGCGTCGATCCCGCCTGGGTCGCCTGTGCCGGGGCGCTCGTGCTGGCGGGCCGCGCCCTCGTCCGGCGGCAGGCGAGCCCCGTCTCGGTGGTGCGGGCGGCGGCTCCGGCCTTCCTGGCGTTCGTGCTCGCCCTCGGCGTCGTGGTGCGCGCGGTCGTCGACAACGGGCTCGCCGACGCCCTGCACCACGTCCTGCCGGACGGGATGGGCCTCCTCGCGCTGCTGGGGATCGCCGCGCTGGCCGCCGTCCTGGCGAACCTGATCAACAACCTGCCCGCCGTCCTGGTCCTGCTGCCGCTCACCGCGGCGGCCGGGCCCGGCGCGGTCCTCGCGGTGCTGCTCGGGGTGAACATCGGCCCGAACCTGACCTACGCCGGGTCCCTCGCCACGCTGCTGTGGCGGCGCATCCTGCACCGCGACGACCACGAGGTGGGGCTCGGGGAGTTCACCCGGCTCGGCCTGCTGACCGTGCCGACCGCGCTCGTGGCCGCGGTGGTGGCCCTGTGGGGCTCGCTCCAGCTCGTCGGAGCCTGA
- a CDS encoding DUF4232 domain-containing protein → MTNRLLGGRRAALLASSVALLGLLAGCGSGDDGSASASPTESGTAAPATGTTTPSASVPASGDASGAPSGVPTDAVSNSRTPSAPQSPAGGTRCHTAELSASVGRNNPGAGQENFPVVLTNTSSRTCTLHGYPGTAFVDASGRQLGPDPERSSGDPQTVRLAPGRSAWAGLSFANPEVSGAGTATPAALLVTPPDEEDPLKVTWKGGEVPVSGTESSVRLIPFSPGTGA, encoded by the coding sequence ATGACGAACAGGTTGCTGGGTGGACGGCGGGCGGCACTGCTCGCGAGTTCGGTCGCACTGCTCGGCCTGCTGGCGGGCTGCGGGAGTGGCGACGACGGCTCGGCGAGCGCCTCGCCCACGGAGTCCGGCACGGCGGCCCCGGCGACGGGCACCACCACACCGTCCGCCTCCGTGCCCGCGTCCGGGGACGCGAGCGGCGCGCCGAGCGGGGTCCCCACCGACGCGGTCAGCAACTCCCGCACCCCGTCCGCGCCGCAGTCCCCGGCCGGCGGGACCCGGTGCCACACCGCCGAGCTCAGCGCGTCCGTCGGCCGCAACAACCCGGGCGCGGGGCAGGAGAACTTCCCGGTCGTGCTGACGAACACGTCGAGCCGCACCTGCACGCTGCACGGCTACCCGGGCACCGCCTTCGTCGACGCCTCCGGCAGGCAGCTGGGCCCCGACCCCGAGCGGTCCTCGGGCGATCCGCAGACGGTGCGGCTGGCACCGGGCCGCAGCGCCTGGGCCGGCCTGTCCTTCGCGAACCCCGAGGTCAGCGGGGCGGGCACCGCCACCCCTGCCGCCCTTCTGGTGACCCCGCCGGACGAGGAGGACCCGCTGAAGGTGACCTGGAAGGGCGGCGAGGTCCCGGTGTCCGGCACCGAGTCGTCGGTGCGGCTCATCCCCTTCAGCCCGGGCACCGGGGCCTGA
- a CDS encoding SpoIIE family protein phosphatase, with protein MTLVYPFDDAATARAVVGEDGTLVAWNAGAQRLLGWSPAEVVGRPAANLLVGQGGELPDGPVGARWDGTLTLCHRDGTAVTVWLLAHHQNSSDGGPGHWLVVTPLEPGGPRSPDDPLGTAVLTQSPCAVAVYDDELRLRRINDAMADVIGLPEKRIQGLRLSEIGGKRQSEELEEHLLHVLTTGRAKDVQTYMRTGGEDSAHAWLARMAPITDPAGRVRGVCLAAHDFTDLFLARERLQLVNEASVRIGTTLDVTRTAQELADVCIPALGDFVSIDLLDPQENGEPPARLAPPVELRRAAHQSVEPGNPLAVVKPGHTEVYPASSPQADSLTAGRTIVATVASGHLDEWLTWNRTRAERVKEYGVHSTMSVPIQARGQTLGVAVLTRYRRPDPFTPDDVLLAEEITARAAICIDNARRFSRERETALALQRSLLPRSLPRTAAVQAASRYLPAARAGVGGDWFDVIPLSGMRVAMVVGDVVGHGIQASATMGRLRTAVRTLADIDLAPDELLTHLDDLVVRLSAEAGGEGSPGEVGATCLYAVYDPVSRRCTLARAGHPAPVMLTPGGQARQVDLPAGPPLGLGGLPFESAELALPEGTLLSLFTDGLIESRERDVDASHAMLCEALAMPADSLEESCDRVLHALLPPGGSTDDVALLLARTLGLPASQVATWDIPADPSLVAPVRKQVVEQLARWDLSEASFTAELVTSELVTNAIRYGARPIRLRLIHDATTLICEVSDTNHTAPHLRRAKTWDEGGRGLLLVAQLTQRWGSRHTADGKTIWAEIGLLDLE; from the coding sequence ATGACCCTCGTGTACCCGTTCGACGACGCGGCGACGGCGCGGGCCGTCGTCGGTGAGGACGGCACGCTGGTCGCGTGGAACGCCGGCGCGCAGCGGCTGCTGGGCTGGTCGCCCGCCGAGGTCGTGGGCAGACCGGCGGCGAACCTCCTGGTCGGCCAAGGCGGTGAGCTGCCCGACGGGCCCGTCGGCGCCCGCTGGGACGGCACCCTCACCCTGTGCCACCGCGACGGCACGGCCGTGACGGTGTGGCTGCTCGCCCACCACCAGAACTCCTCGGACGGCGGCCCCGGGCATTGGCTCGTGGTCACCCCGCTGGAGCCGGGCGGTCCCCGCTCCCCCGACGACCCGCTGGGCACGGCCGTACTGACCCAATCGCCCTGTGCCGTCGCCGTCTACGACGACGAGCTGCGGCTGCGCCGGATCAACGACGCGATGGCGGACGTGATCGGGCTGCCCGAGAAGCGGATCCAGGGCCTGAGACTCTCCGAGATCGGCGGCAAGCGGCAGAGCGAGGAGCTGGAGGAGCACCTGCTGCACGTGCTCACCACCGGCCGGGCGAAAGACGTGCAGACGTACATGCGCACCGGCGGCGAGGACAGCGCGCACGCCTGGCTGGCCCGGATGGCGCCGATCACCGACCCGGCGGGCCGGGTGCGCGGTGTGTGCCTGGCCGCCCACGACTTCACCGACCTCTTCCTCGCCCGGGAGCGGCTCCAGCTGGTCAACGAGGCGAGCGTACGCATCGGCACCACCCTCGACGTCACCCGCACGGCCCAGGAACTGGCCGACGTGTGCATTCCGGCACTCGGTGACTTCGTCAGCATCGACCTGCTGGACCCGCAGGAGAACGGCGAGCCACCGGCGAGGCTCGCACCGCCCGTCGAGCTGCGCCGCGCCGCCCACCAGTCCGTCGAACCCGGCAATCCGCTGGCGGTGGTCAAGCCGGGACACACGGAGGTGTACCCCGCCTCCTCACCGCAGGCCGACTCGCTGACGGCGGGCCGGACCATCGTGGCCACGGTCGCCTCCGGACACCTGGACGAGTGGCTCACCTGGAACAGGACACGTGCCGAGCGGGTCAAGGAGTACGGCGTCCACTCCACGATGTCCGTGCCCATCCAGGCCCGCGGCCAGACCCTCGGGGTCGCCGTCCTCACCCGGTACCGGCGGCCCGACCCCTTCACCCCGGACGACGTGCTGCTGGCCGAGGAGATCACCGCGCGCGCCGCGATCTGCATCGACAACGCCCGCCGCTTCTCCCGCGAGCGCGAGACGGCCCTGGCCCTCCAGCGCAGTCTGCTGCCCCGCTCCCTGCCCCGCACGGCCGCCGTGCAGGCCGCCTCCCGCTATCTCCCGGCCGCCCGGGCCGGGGTGGGCGGCGACTGGTTCGACGTGATCCCCCTGTCGGGCATGCGGGTCGCGATGGTCGTCGGGGACGTGGTCGGGCACGGCATCCAGGCCTCGGCGACGATGGGCCGGCTGCGCACCGCCGTCCGCACCCTCGCCGACATCGACCTGGCCCCCGACGAGCTGCTCACCCACCTCGACGACCTCGTCGTACGGCTGTCCGCGGAGGCCGGCGGTGAGGGCAGCCCCGGCGAGGTCGGGGCCACCTGTCTGTACGCGGTGTACGACCCGGTGTCGCGGCGCTGCACGCTGGCCCGGGCGGGGCATCCGGCACCCGTGATGCTGACACCGGGCGGGCAGGCGCGCCAGGTGGACCTGCCCGCGGGGCCGCCGCTTGGCCTGGGCGGGCTGCCGTTCGAGTCCGCCGAGCTCGCGCTGCCCGAGGGGACCCTGCTGTCCCTGTTCACGGACGGGCTGATCGAGTCCCGGGAGCGGGACGTGGACGCCAGTCACGCGATGCTGTGCGAGGCCCTGGCCATGCCCGCCGACTCCCTGGAGGAGAGCTGCGACCGGGTGCTGCACGCGCTGCTGCCGCCCGGCGGCTCCACGGACGACGTGGCCCTGCTGCTGGCCCGCACCCTGGGCCTGCCCGCCTCCCAGGTGGCGACCTGGGACATCCCCGCCGACCCCTCGCTGGTGGCGCCCGTGCGCAAGCAGGTCGTGGAGCAGCTCGCCCGCTGGGACCTGAGCGAGGCGTCGTTCACGGCGGAGCTGGTGACGAGCGAGCTGGTGACGAACGCCATCCGCTACGGCGCCCGCCCCATCCGGCTGCGTCTCATCCATGACGCGACCACGCTGATATGCGAAGTGTCCGACACCAACCACACCGCCCCGCACCTGCGGCGCGCCAAGACCTGGGACGAGGGGGGCCGGGGGCTGCTCCTGGTCGCCCAGCTCACCCAGCGCTGGGGCAGCAGGCACACGGCCGACGGCAAGACCATCTGGGCGGAGATCGGGCTCCTCGACCTGGAATGA
- a CDS encoding glycoside hydrolase family 9 protein: MNRRRTALLSLTALLGAALVAAPVSPAAAEEVEQLRNGTFDTAVEPWWTTSNVTAAVSDGQLCADVPGGTANRWDAAVGQNDVTLVKGESYKFSFTAKGSPEGNVVRAIVGLQVAPYDTYFEVSPQLSVSGNSYSYTFTSPVDTAQGQVGFQLGGGADPFRFCMDDASLLGGVPPEVYEPDTGPRVRVNQVAYLPAGPKNATLVTDATTKLPWQLKNASGAVVAHGSTVPRGVDASSGQNVHSIDFGAYKKRGEGLTLVADGETSRPFDIGTGAYEQLRLDAAKYYYTQRSGIAIRDDLRPGYGRAAGHVNVAPNQGDKNVPCQPGVCDYTLDVTGGWYDAGDHGKYVVNGGISTWEVLSTYERELLARTGQPARLGDGTLAIPESGNKVPDILDEARWELDFLLKMQVPDGQPLAGMAHHKIHDEQWTGLPLLPSDDPQKRELHPPSTAATLNLAATAAQAARLYKPYDKAFAAKALAAARKAWTAALAHPDLYASESDGTGGGTYADNNVTDEFYWAAAELYLTTGEKAFQDRVLASPVHTADIFSPVGYDWARTAAAARLDLATVPSKLPGRDKVRQSVVKGADGYLATLKAHPYGMPYAPEGNLYDWGSNHQILHNGIVIATAYDITGASKYRDGALQGIDYIFGRNALNISYVTGYGEVNSQNQHARWYAHQLDPNMPNPPKGTLAGGPNSGIQDPYAQSKLQGCVGQFCYIDDIQSWSTNEHTINWNSALTRMASFVADQG, from the coding sequence GTGAACAGACGCAGAACCGCCCTGTTGTCCCTGACCGCTCTGCTGGGCGCGGCACTTGTGGCCGCGCCCGTCTCCCCGGCCGCCGCCGAGGAGGTCGAGCAGCTCAGGAACGGCACCTTCGACACCGCCGTCGAGCCCTGGTGGACCACCAGCAACGTCACCGCGGCCGTGTCCGACGGACAGTTGTGCGCGGACGTGCCCGGCGGCACCGCCAACCGCTGGGACGCCGCCGTCGGCCAGAACGACGTCACCCTGGTGAAGGGCGAGTCGTACAAGTTCTCCTTCACCGCGAAGGGCTCGCCCGAAGGGAATGTCGTGCGCGCGATCGTGGGGCTGCAAGTGGCGCCCTACGACACCTACTTCGAGGTGAGCCCGCAGTTGAGCGTGTCCGGGAACTCCTACTCGTACACCTTCACCTCGCCCGTCGACACCGCCCAGGGCCAGGTCGGTTTCCAGCTCGGCGGCGGCGCCGACCCGTTCCGCTTCTGCATGGACGACGCCTCCCTGCTGGGCGGGGTCCCGCCCGAGGTGTACGAGCCCGACACCGGACCGCGGGTGCGGGTCAACCAGGTCGCCTATCTGCCTGCCGGACCGAAGAACGCCACTCTGGTCACGGACGCCACGACCAAGCTGCCCTGGCAGCTCAAGAACGCCTCCGGTGCCGTCGTCGCCCACGGCTCGACCGTGCCCCGGGGCGTCGACGCCTCCTCCGGGCAGAACGTCCACTCCATCGACTTCGGGGCCTACAAGAAGCGCGGCGAGGGCCTCACCCTGGTCGCGGACGGCGAGACCAGCCGCCCCTTCGATATCGGCACGGGCGCCTACGAGCAGCTCCGCCTCGACGCGGCGAAGTACTACTACACCCAGCGCAGCGGCATCGCCATCCGCGACGACCTGCGCCCGGGCTACGGCCGCGCCGCGGGGCACGTGAACGTGGCCCCCAACCAGGGTGACAAGAACGTGCCCTGCCAGCCCGGCGTGTGCGACTACACCCTCGACGTCACCGGCGGCTGGTACGACGCCGGCGACCACGGCAAGTACGTCGTCAACGGCGGCATCTCCACCTGGGAGGTGCTGAGCACCTACGAACGCGAACTGCTGGCCCGCACCGGGCAGCCCGCCAGGCTCGGCGACGGCACCCTCGCCATCCCCGAGAGCGGCAACAAGGTCCCGGACATCCTCGACGAGGCCCGCTGGGAGCTGGACTTCCTGCTCAAGATGCAGGTGCCGGACGGGCAGCCGCTGGCCGGGATGGCCCACCACAAGATCCACGACGAGCAGTGGACCGGTCTGCCGCTGCTGCCGAGCGACGACCCGCAGAAGCGCGAACTGCACCCGCCGTCCACCGCGGCCACCCTGAACCTCGCCGCGACGGCCGCGCAGGCCGCCCGTCTGTACAAGCCGTACGACAAGGCGTTCGCGGCGAAGGCCCTCGCGGCGGCCCGCAAGGCCTGGACCGCCGCGCTCGCCCACCCCGACCTGTACGCCTCGGAGAGCGACGGCACCGGAGGCGGCACCTACGCCGACAACAACGTCACCGACGAGTTCTACTGGGCCGCCGCCGAGCTGTACCTCACCACGGGGGAGAAGGCCTTCCAGGACCGTGTGCTCGCCTCGCCGGTGCACACCGCCGACATCTTCAGTCCCGTCGGCTACGACTGGGCCCGCACGGCCGCGGCCGCCCGGCTGGACCTGGCGACCGTGCCCAGCAAGCTGCCCGGCCGCGACAAGGTCCGCCAGTCGGTGGTCAAGGGCGCCGACGGCTACCTGGCCACCCTGAAGGCCCACCCCTACGGCATGCCGTACGCCCCCGAGGGCAACCTCTACGACTGGGGCTCCAATCACCAGATCCTGCACAACGGGATCGTCATCGCCACCGCCTACGACATCACCGGCGCCTCGAAGTACCGGGACGGCGCTCTCCAGGGCATCGACTACATCTTCGGCCGCAACGCCCTGAACATCTCGTACGTGACCGGCTACGGCGAGGTCAACTCCCAGAACCAGCACGCCCGTTGGTACGCCCACCAGCTCGACCCGAACATGCCGAACCCGCCGAAGGGCACCCTTGCGGGCGGGCCGAACTCGGGCATCCAGGACCCCTACGCACAGAGCAAACTCCAGGGCTGCGTCGGCCAGTTCTGCTACATCGACGACATCCAGTCCTGGTCGACCAACGAGCACACCATCAACTGGAACTCGGCCCTGACCCGGATGGCGTCCTTCGTGGCGGATCAAGGCTGA
- a CDS encoding cytochrome bc complex cytochrome b subunit, with product MTRTERPAEPGKGERLSGWLDGRLGTRTLGAKYLRKVFPDHWSFLLGEICLYSFVVLILTGVWLTLFFHPSMNEVTYHGSYTPLNGVRMSEAYASTLDISFDVRGGLLIRQLHHWSALIFVAAMLTHMMRHFFTGSFRKPREVNWMFGWTLLFLGLFEGLFGYSLPDDLLSGTGLRFVYGATLSVPIVGTYLALFLFGGEFPGHDIVARFYSLHILVIPGIMAALVVAHLILVVYHKHTQFAGPGKTERNVVGTPFFPVYLAKAGGFFFLVFGTLTLIAAVASINPVWSYGPYRADQVSTGAQPDWYLGFAEGLVRVMPGWEITLWGHTLILGVLVPVVVFPLLLLFIGVYPFLEARFTKDRREHHLLDRPRNRPVRTAIGTSWISLYLILLAGGGNDIVATRLHLSINTVTWAVRIGMFVVPVVVFVATRRICLGLQLRDRELVLHGRETGVIKRLPHGEYVEVHQPLDQARLHTLTAHERPGELVEHARVSLDPPRRTPSGSGPSSS from the coding sequence GTGACACGCACGGAACGCCCGGCGGAGCCGGGGAAGGGCGAGCGGCTGTCCGGCTGGCTCGACGGACGGCTCGGCACCCGCACCCTCGGCGCGAAGTACCTGCGCAAGGTCTTCCCGGACCACTGGTCCTTCCTGCTCGGCGAGATCTGCCTCTACAGCTTCGTGGTCCTGATCCTGACCGGCGTGTGGCTCACCCTGTTCTTCCATCCGTCGATGAACGAGGTGACGTACCACGGCAGTTACACGCCCCTGAACGGGGTGCGCATGTCGGAGGCGTACGCGTCGACGCTGGACATCAGCTTCGACGTGCGCGGCGGGCTGCTGATCCGGCAGCTCCACCACTGGTCGGCGCTGATCTTCGTCGCCGCGATGCTCACGCACATGATGCGGCACTTCTTCACCGGCTCGTTCCGCAAGCCGCGCGAGGTCAACTGGATGTTCGGCTGGACGCTGCTGTTCCTGGGCCTGTTCGAGGGCCTCTTCGGCTACTCGCTCCCGGACGACCTGCTGTCGGGCACGGGTCTGAGGTTCGTGTACGGCGCCACCCTGTCGGTGCCGATCGTCGGGACGTATCTCGCGCTGTTCCTGTTCGGCGGCGAGTTCCCCGGCCATGACATCGTGGCCCGCTTCTACTCGCTGCACATCCTGGTGATCCCCGGCATCATGGCGGCTCTGGTGGTGGCCCACCTGATCCTCGTCGTGTACCACAAGCACACCCAGTTCGCGGGCCCGGGGAAGACCGAACGCAACGTGGTCGGCACCCCGTTCTTCCCGGTGTACCTGGCGAAGGCGGGCGGCTTCTTCTTCCTGGTCTTCGGGACGCTCACCCTCATCGCGGCCGTGGCCTCGATCAACCCCGTCTGGTCGTACGGCCCTTACCGTGCCGACCAGGTGTCCACCGGCGCCCAGCCGGACTGGTACCTGGGGTTCGCGGAGGGGCTGGTGCGGGTGATGCCGGGCTGGGAGATCACCCTGTGGGGGCACACGCTGATCCTCGGAGTGCTCGTCCCGGTCGTGGTCTTCCCGCTCCTGCTGCTCTTCATCGGTGTCTACCCGTTCCTGGAGGCCAGGTTCACCAAGGACAGGCGGGAACACCATCTGCTGGACCGCCCGCGCAACCGTCCGGTCCGCACGGCGATCGGCACCTCCTGGATCAGCCTGTATCTGATCCTGCTGGCCGGGGGCGGCAACGACATCGTGGCGACCCGGCTCCACCTGTCGATCAACACCGTCACCTGGGCGGTACGGATCGGGATGTTCGTCGTCCCGGTGGTCGTCTTCGTCGCCACCCGGCGGATCTGCCTCGGCCTCCAGCTCCGGGACCGCGAGCTGGTGTTGCACGGCCGGGAGACCGGGGTGATCAAGCGGCTGCCGCACGGTGAGTACGTGGAGGTGCACCAGCCGCTCGATCAGGCCCGGCTCCACACGCTCACCGCGCACGAACGGCCCGGTGAGCTGGTGGAGCATGCGCGGGTCAGCCTTGATCCGCCACGAAGGACGCCATCCGGGTCAGGGCCGAGTTCCAGTTGA
- the sigJ gene encoding RNA polymerase sigma factor SigJ yields MSEIPVPDAEAATGVFVEHRELLFGVVYNMLGSVADTEDVLQDTWLSWSRRGPGGVDNPRAYLVRIAVNHALQRRAVVSRRRETYVGPWLPEPLVADEDGADDPALRTESVSLAMLVVLESLSPLERAVFVLHEVFGYAHTEIAEILDRTPAAVRQVARRARAHVHARRPLYEAHPRVRREATERFVRAAVGGDIAELMEILAPDVTVWTDGGGNRRPAALRPVHGRDKAVRLLTGYAKRGGAGAGSLELRYRRVNGDDAAVLFQGDAPYAVIVMDLTAEGDRVSGLFVVSNPDKLTHVQKEEA; encoded by the coding sequence ATGTCCGAGATCCCCGTACCCGACGCCGAGGCGGCGACCGGTGTCTTCGTCGAGCACCGGGAGCTGCTGTTCGGCGTCGTCTACAACATGCTGGGCAGCGTCGCCGACACCGAGGACGTGCTCCAGGACACGTGGTTGTCGTGGTCGCGCCGGGGCCCGGGCGGGGTCGACAACCCCCGTGCCTATCTGGTGCGGATCGCCGTCAATCACGCGCTCCAGCGGCGGGCGGTGGTCAGCCGCCGCCGGGAGACCTATGTCGGCCCGTGGCTGCCCGAGCCCCTGGTCGCCGACGAGGACGGCGCCGACGACCCCGCGCTGCGCACCGAGTCCGTGTCGCTGGCGATGCTGGTGGTCCTGGAGTCGCTGTCCCCGCTGGAACGCGCGGTGTTCGTGCTGCACGAGGTGTTCGGGTACGCGCACACCGAGATCGCGGAGATCCTCGACCGCACCCCGGCCGCCGTACGGCAGGTGGCCCGTCGCGCGCGGGCCCATGTCCATGCCCGCCGTCCGCTGTACGAGGCGCATCCGCGGGTCCGCCGGGAGGCGACCGAGCGGTTCGTGCGGGCCGCGGTGGGCGGCGACATCGCGGAGCTGATGGAGATCCTCGCGCCGGACGTGACGGTGTGGACGGACGGCGGCGGCAACCGCAGGCCCGCGGCGCTGCGCCCGGTGCACGGCCGGGACAAGGCGGTACGGCTGCTCACCGGTTACGCGAAGCGGGGCGGGGCCGGGGCCGGCTCCCTGGAGCTGCGCTACCGCCGGGTCAACGGCGACGACGCGGCCGTGCTGTTCCAGGGCGACGCGCCCTACGCGGTGATCGTCATGGACCTCACCGCGGAGGGCGACCGCGTCTCGGGCCTCTTCGTCGTCAGCAATCCCGACAAGCTCACGCATGTGCAGAAGGAGGAGGCGTGA